In Thermodesulfobacteriota bacterium, the following are encoded in one genomic region:
- a CDS encoding V-type ATP synthase subunit B: MDLIRREYRTISDVSGPLIFVRGISRAGFAEMCEVKLPDGETRRGQILKIEGDLAVVQVLEGTSGIDADRSSVVPTGESAMVSLSTDIFGRVFNGLGEPIDGLPPIVPETRLDINGLPMNPTSREKPSEFIQTGISAIDGLNTLVRGQKLPIFSGAGLPANELALQITRQAKVAGEEGAEEFCVVFGAMGITSREAFFFREGLEEAGAMERTVSYINLASDPTVERLFTPRIALRAAEYLAFDKGYHVMVVLTDMTAYCEALREIGSAREEIPGRRGYPGYMYTDLAMLYERAGRLKGGGKGSVTIMPILTMPEDDITHPIPDLTGYITEGQIVLSRAMHRRGIYPPIDALPCLSRLMNLGIGEGKTREGHRGLADQLYASYARGCDTRRLVAIVGEEGLTELDRLYLKFADSFEGKFIGQGEEERGIEETLTLGREILSVLPATELTRLKR; encoded by the coding sequence ATGGACCTTATTAGAAGAGAGTACCGCACGATAAGCGACGTATCCGGCCCGCTCATATTCGTTCGCGGCATAAGCCGCGCCGGCTTCGCGGAGATGTGCGAGGTAAAGCTCCCCGACGGCGAGACGAGGAGAGGGCAGATACTTAAGATAGAAGGGGACCTCGCCGTGGTGCAGGTCCTCGAGGGGACCTCGGGCATAGACGCCGACAGGAGCTCGGTCGTACCAACGGGAGAGAGCGCCATGGTGTCCCTCTCCACCGACATATTCGGCAGGGTCTTTAACGGACTCGGAGAGCCCATAGACGGCCTGCCGCCTATCGTGCCCGAGACCCGGCTCGACATAAACGGCCTCCCCATGAACCCGACGTCCAGGGAGAAGCCGTCGGAGTTCATCCAGACCGGCATCTCGGCCATAGACGGGCTTAATACGCTCGTCCGGGGCCAAAAGCTCCCCATATTCTCCGGCGCCGGGCTGCCCGCTAACGAATTGGCCCTCCAGATTACCCGGCAGGCAAAGGTGGCGGGCGAAGAAGGGGCTGAAGAGTTCTGCGTGGTCTTCGGCGCCATGGGCATAACGTCGAGGGAGGCCTTCTTCTTCAGAGAGGGGCTGGAAGAGGCCGGGGCCATGGAGAGGACCGTCTCATACATAAACCTCGCGAGCGACCCGACGGTCGAGAGGCTCTTCACCCCGAGGATAGCGCTCCGGGCCGCCGAGTACCTTGCATTCGACAAGGGCTACCACGTGATGGTCGTCCTGACCGACATGACCGCCTACTGCGAGGCGCTCCGCGAAATAGGGAGCGCCAGGGAGGAGATCCCCGGCAGGCGCGGCTATCCGGGTTACATGTACACCGACCTCGCCATGCTCTACGAGAGGGCCGGGAGGCTTAAAGGAGGGGGCAAAGGTTCGGTCACCATAATGCCGATACTCACCATGCCCGAAGACGACATAACTCATCCCATACCGGACCTTACCGGCTACATAACCGAAGGGCAGATTGTGCTTAGCCGCGCCATGCACCGCCGCGGGATCTACCCGCCCATAGACGCACTCCCGTGCCTCTCCCGATTGATGAACCTCGGCATAGGCGAGGGCAAGACCCGTGAGGGACACCGCGGACTCGCAGACCAGCTCTACGCCTCGTATGCCAGGGGGTGCGACACCAGACGCCTCGTCGCCATAGTGGGAGAGGAGGGGCTCACCGAGCTCGACAGGCTTTATCTGAAGTTCGCCGACTCGTTCGAGGGGAAGTTCATCGGGCAGGGGGAGGAGGAGAGGGGTATAGAAGAGACTTTAACCCTCGGCCGGGAGATACTCTCGGTACTCCCCGCAACCGAACTTACGAGGCTGAAGAGGTAA
- a CDS encoding V-type ATP synthase subunit D — protein sequence MEAAASTRHNLMKLKESYEALHAGNGLLKGRRESLMREFFGLVDECIERRNALSKLLARAQRGLELTRAVGGDTLDSFAHASARKVSLEIEVKNVWGVNVPEISSVPVVRRLEARGVSPVGERAGALDAAKAFETVVDGMVNLASPEARLGRVGELIRSDTRKINAIDGVVLPALNTRIRAIERVLEEREREEVVRLKRYKERKGGRSRGDGNAAR from the coding sequence ATGGAAGCTGCCGCGTCGACAAGACACAACTTAATGAAGCTCAAGGAGAGCTACGAAGCGCTTCATGCGGGCAACGGGCTTCTTAAAGGGAGGAGAGAGTCCCTCATGCGCGAGTTCTTCGGCCTGGTGGACGAGTGCATCGAGAGGAGGAACGCGCTCTCAAAACTCCTCGCCAGGGCACAGAGGGGTTTGGAGCTCACGCGCGCGGTGGGGGGAGATACGCTCGACTCGTTCGCCCATGCCTCGGCGAGGAAGGTCTCGCTCGAGATAGAGGTCAAAAACGTCTGGGGCGTTAACGTGCCGGAGATAAGTTCTGTGCCGGTGGTAAGGCGTCTCGAAGCGAGGGGCGTCTCTCCGGTGGGCGAGAGGGCAGGGGCGCTGGACGCGGCTAAAGCCTTCGAGACGGTCGTGGACGGGATGGTAAATCTCGCCTCTCCCGAGGCGAGGCTCGGCCGCGTGGGTGAGCTTATAAGGAGCGACACGAGGAAGATAAACGCCATAGACGGGGTGGTATTGCCCGCGCTCAATACGCGCATAAGGGCCATAGAGCGGGTCTTAGAGGAGAGGGAGAGGGAAGAGGTCGTAAGGCTCAAGAGGTATAAGGAGAGGAAGGGAGGGAGGTCCCGGGGGGATGGAAACGCAGCTCGTTAA